The Ciona intestinalis chromosome 11, KH, whole genome shotgun sequence genome has a segment encoding these proteins:
- the LOC100179055 gene encoding uncharacterized protein LOC100179055 — translation MDEKTRYRLLAVICTILSGSQIIFGVVALFDPEWLVFQNTTLAFVERFQNPVNPDKGQIRDALSGNDSAIQVVPTALPTNLAVEPVNVIYLRAAIGLLETVINGDEIFENREGLKGVVGFIMVSLLASLFSLAHSISILMEEYCPKCSKCCQMNRKKCRSCMEKIIEKLNSISKGNYSAGVSAGVADAMFAYTTDDLVKGTFGSGFILMAVSSGMTVFTLFISFFNDKPSDEDQPTRSGQRRQGRNVDDSRI, via the exons ATGGATGAAAAAACTAGATACCGTTTACTTGCGGTAATTTGCACCATTTTGAGCGGGTCGCAAATAATATTCGGAGTCGTTGCTTTGTTTGACCCCGAATGGCTGGTGTTTCAAAACACCACATT GGCTTTTGTGGAAAGGTTTCAAAATCCAGTTAACCCTGACAAAGGTCAAATCAGAGATGCTCTCTCAGGAAACGATTCTGCTATACAGGTTGTACCGACAGCTTTGCCCACGAATTTGGCCGTTGAACCAGTAAATGTGATATATCTACGAGCAGCAATCGGGTTATTAGAAACGGTCATAAATGGAGATGAGATTTTTGAAAACAGAGAAG GTTTAAAGGGTGTGGTAGGATTTATCATGGTGTCTTTATTGGCGTCCCTATTTTCCCTGGCACACAGCATAAGTATATTGATGGAAGAATATTGCCCGAAATGTTCGAAATGCTGTCAAATGAATAGGAAAAAATGTCGTAGCTGTATGGAAAAGATTATTGAAAAACTAAATAGCATCTCGAAAGGCAACTATTCAGCAG GCGTTAGTGCTGGCGTAGCGGATGCAATGTTTGCCTACACCACTGATGATCTGGTTAAGGGCACTTTCGGATCAGGTTTTATTCTCATGGCTGTTTCATCAGGCATGAcggtttttactttatttataagtttctTCAATGACAAGCCATCAGACGAAGACCAACCAACAAGGAGTGGTCAACGACGTCAGGGTAGAAACGTAGATGACAGTcgtatataa